The following nucleotide sequence is from Lysobacter panacisoli.
CTGTGGCGTCGACCGGGCGTGCGCCATCTGCTCGTCACTGCATTACTGATGCAGCTGGGCTTCGGGCCGTTCTACGTGTTCTACACGCTGCACCTGCAGGCGCAGGGACACGACGGCTTCGCCGTCGGCGTGCTGTGGGCGATCGGCGTGTTGTGCGAGATCGGCATGTTCTGGCTCGCGCCGCGCCTGGTGCAGCGCTTCGGCGCGCATCGGCTGATGACAGCCTGCCTGCTGGCGACGATCGGGCGCTGGGTGATCGTGGCGATGTTCGGCGGTTCGTTCGCGTGGATGGCGCTGGCCCAGACCGGGCACGCGCTGAGCTTCGCCGCCTTCCACGCCGGCTGCATGCGACGCATGGCGGAACTGTTCCCGCAGCGTCGCGAGATGGCCGCCGCGCAGGGCCTGCTGTACGGCTTCAGCGGCGGCATCGGCGGTGTCGCCGGCGCGGGCGTGGCGGCAGTGGCGTGGCAGCTCGGCGGCGGCCGCTGGGCCTTCCTGGCCGGCGCCGCCCTCGCCTGCGTGGCGCTGGCCGCGCACGTGCTGCCGGCACGGGCCGTGCGACCCGTCGCCGTGAGCGAGACCTGACTACCGCACGCGACCTTCATCCGCGCGCGGCGCGACATCCCTATCCTGTGCCGACATCGCCCGGAGGTGACGGATGAAGAAGTGGATCGCGCTGGTCGTGGTGCTGGCGCTCGCGCTGGCCGGCTGGATCGCCGCCGGTCCGTTCCTGACCGTCAACGCGATCCGTGAGGCGATCGCCGCCGAAGACACCGCGGCGCTGTCCGAACATGTCGACTTTCCTTCCGTGCGACGCAGCCTGCGCGCGCAGGTCGAGGACGCGCTCGCGCGCAAGGCCGGCATCGATGGCGAGGGCACGTTCGGCGCACTCGCGCTGGGGCTGGTCAACAGCGCCGCGGGTGGGATCGTCGACGTGCTCGCCACGCCGGCAGGAATCGGCGCAGTGCTGCAGGGACGCGGGCTGATCCACCGCATCAGCGGCGGCGGCATCAGCGAAGACGATCCCTACGCACACCAGCCGCCATCCGATCCGCTGCGCGATGCGAAGTACCGTTTCGAGTCGCCCTCGCGCTTCACCGCGACCGTCCTCACCGCCGACGGGGATCCGGTGATTTTCGTGCTCGAGCGCGAAGGCTTCGGCTGGAAGCTCACCGACATCCGCTTGCCGCTGAAGGCATTGCTTGCCGGCACGGGCTGACCGTTCGTCGCCTATGCGGCGACCGCCCTCCCCGCTTCACCGCGCGATAACCGCAACGGGCCCACCGTCCGGCTCGGCGCGACCGGCGCCGCAAGGAGGGAGAACGCCATGACCCGCATCGCCGTGCTCGCGATCGCCGTACTGTTGCCGGCGACCGCTTTCCACGCACAGGACACCCGCGCGGAAAACCGGCAGATCCGCGCGGTGCTGGAAGGTAGCGAGGAAGTGCCGTCGATCATGACCGACGGACGCGGCAGCTTCCGCGCACGCATCAGCCACGATGGCGGCGCCATCTACTACGAGCTGGCCTACGACGAACTGGAAGGCACCGTCACCCAGGCGCACATCCACATCGGACAGAAGGGCGTGAACGGTGGCATCGCCGCGTTCCTGTGCTCGAACCTGGGCAACGGCCCGGCCGGCACGCAGACCTGCCCCGCGCCGCCGGCGCGCATCACCGGCGTGATCGTCGCCGCGAACGTGATCGGCCCCAATGCGCAGGGCGTCGCCCCGGGCGAACTCGACGAAGTGATCCGTGCGCTGCGCGAAGGCGTGGCCTACGCCAACGTGCACAGCACGCTGTGGCCGGGCGGCGAGATCCGCAGCCAGCTCGGGCACGACCACGACGATTAAACGCGCCGACCGCGGCCGCCGCGATGGTGGCCGCGGTCAGCGGTTGGCGATGCCGTGCGGGACGTGGCCGGCGGCGACGTGGTCGCGTGCGGACAGGATGTTGTGCACGGAATCGTCGAAGAAGATGTCCGCGCCGAACGCATCCAGGAACGGCCCCTTCGCGCGGCCGCCGAGGAACAGCGCCTCGTCGAGGCGGATGTCCCAGTCGCGCAGCGTGCGGATCACGCGTTCGTGCGCAGGGATCGATCGCGCGGTGACCAGCGCGGTGCGGATCGGCGACGCCTGGCCGGTCGGGAACGCCTGCTGCAGGCGATGCAGCGCATCCAGGAAACCGCGGAACGGCCCGCCCGACAGCGGCTCGCCGGCATGGCTGCGCTCGTGCTCGGTGAACGCCGCCAGCCCGCCTTCGCGCGACACGCGTTCGCCCTCGTCATCGAAGATCACCGCGTCGCCGTCGAAGGCGATGCGCAGTTGATCGTGTCGCTGCTGCGGCGCCTTGGCCGGCAGCAGCGTCGCCGCGGCCACGCCGGCGGCGAGCGCGCTGCGCACGTCCTCGGCGTTGGCCGACAGGAACAGGTCCGCGCCGAACGGCCGGATGTACGGATACGGCGGAGCGCCGTTGCTGAAAGCCGCGCGCTTGATCGCCAGTCCGTGGTGGGCGATGGAATTGAAGATGCGCAGGCCGCTGTCGGCGGAGTTGCGCGAAATCAGGATCACCTCGACCCGCGGCGCTTCCGGTGGCGCGCCTTCGTTGAGTGCTAGCAATTTGCGCACCAGCGGGAAGGCGATGCCCGGCGCGAGCAGGTCGTCCTCGTGGGTGCGCTGGAAATCGGCGTAGGCGTCGATGCCCTCACGCTCGAACAGCGCATGGCTGTCCTCCATGTCGAACAGGGTGCGCGAGGAAATCGCGACGATCAGTGGATCGGCATCACGGTCGGGCATGGGGCTATTGTGCCCCAGCCGTCGCCGGGCCGGCGGGCCGCCTTGATCCGTTGTGAGCATTTGCGGGTGTAGTGTCCGGCCAACCGGTCCTGCGCCCACCCGGCGCCCCGCTGGATCCTCCGGAGAGAGCGCCATGCACGCCAAGCCGCTCCTGACAGCCCTGCTCCTGCCCGCCCTGCTGCTGTGCGCCTGCGATCGCGAATCGCGGGACGCCGCACCGTCCACCACCGCGTCCGGGATCACGGTCGCGCCCGACGAGGCCCGCAAGATCGCGCGCGAGGCCTACATCTACGGCGTACCGATGGTGGACCAGTACCGCGCGGTGCATATCTACAGCCTTGAACCGAACAACCCGCAGTATCGCGGGCCGATGAACACGCTGGTCAGCAACGACCGGTTGTTCACACCGGACGACACCGCCGTCGTCACGCCCAACGCGGACACGCCCTACACGCTGGCGAACCTCGACCTGCGCGCCGAACCGATGGTGCTGGGCGTGCCGAAGGTGGACTCCAAGCGTTACTACGTGTTCCAGCTGATGGATCTGTATACCTTCAACTTCGATTACATCGGCAGCCGCGCCACCGGCAGCGACGCGGGCCATTACCTGATCGCCGGTCCCGAATGGGAAGGTCCGACGCCGCCGAACATCGACAAGGTCATCCGCGCCGAGACGCCGCTGGTCACGCTGGTCGGACGCACGCAGTTGTTCGGCCCGGACGACATGGAGAACGTCAGGAAGATCCAGGCCGGTTACACGCTGCAGCCGCTGTCGGCCTTCGCCGGCACCGCCGCCCCGCCGGCGCCGCCGAAGGTGGACTGGATCGCGCCGCTGTCGCCGAAGGATGCGCGCACCTCGCCGGAGTTCTTCAACCAGCTCGCGTTCCTGCTGCAGTTCGCGCCGGTGCATCCGTCCGAACAGCATGTGCGCGACCGCTTCGCCCAGATCGGTATCGTGCCCGGACGCCGCATCGACCTGTCCGCGCTGTCGCCGGAGCTTCGCCAGGCGCTGGTGGACGGGATGGTCGACGGGCAGAAGCTGATCGATACGCGCCGCAACGCGCTGACCAACCGCACCGACACGCTGTTCGGCACGCGCGAGGAACTCAACAACGACTACATCGCGCGCGCGACCGCGACGCAGGTGGGACTGGGCGGGAACTCGCGCGTGGAGGCGATCTACCGCACATACCAGATGGACACCAACGACGAACTGCTCGATGGCAGCCGTCGTTACGTATTGCGCTTCGCGAAGGACAAGCTGCCGCCGGTCAACGCATTCTGGTCGGTCACCGCGTACCGCATGCCGGAACAGTTGCTGGTGAAGAATCCCATCGACCGTTACCTGATCAATTCGCCGATGTTGTCGAGCCTGAAGACCGACCCGGACGGCAGCCTCACGCTCTACATCCAGAAGGAATCGCCTGGAAAGGCACTGGAATCGAACTGGCTGCCGGTGCCCGAAGGGCCCTTCATGCTGACCGCGCGCTACTACTGGCCGAAGCGGGAATTGCTGGAGTACGAGTGGTCGTCGCCGGCGGTGGAGCGGGTGCGGTAGTGTCGCCCTTCCTAGCAGTCATCCCCGCGAAGGCGGGGATCCGGCGCTCCGTGTATCACGCTCTGCGGAAAGCGGAATGATGTCGGCGATATGGATTCCCGCCTTCGCGGGAATGACGGCTGAGACCTGGACGGCCGCGCGGCAGTGCTTCGATTCAATGCGGTCGATGCCGTCCGTGGCGCGACGCTTCAGGCTTCGGATCGCCCGGCCCCGCCATCCGTGGCCGGGCGTTCGGCACGCCGCGCGGCACTGCCGCGCAAGCGGCGTGCCTCACCCCGAAGTAAACTGCTCTGCCAGCATCCGCTCTTCGAGGTTGTGCTCCGGATCGAACAGCAGCGTGACGGTGCGGTCGTGGGATTCGCGGATGGTCACTTCGACCACGTCGCGCACTTCGTGCGAATCGGCGGTGGCGCTGACGGGGCGCTTGTACGGATCGAGCACGCGGAAGCGCACTTCGGTGTCGGCCTTGAGCACGG
It contains:
- a CDS encoding MFS transporter, producing the protein MSPADFRRYALFYLGYYGALGAYTPYIGRWVTANGHGGYVVGAMLALWYGGRIVAPPTWARLSARSATPGHWLIAGCVLAALGFAAFAGFAHGAMLFVVMAWFGVFFNAVMPQFEAMTLSALGPRNHDYGRIRMWGSVGFLVVAGTYGWLLDRLGNDAFVWLTLPWLALTVAAAWLHRDDRPPPVSSTGTTPRGELWRRPGVRHLLVTALLMQLGFGPFYVFYTLHLQAQGHDGFAVGVLWAIGVLCEIGMFWLAPRLVQRFGAHRLMTACLLATIGRWVIVAMFGGSFAWMALAQTGHALSFAAFHAGCMRRMAELFPQRREMAAAQGLLYGFSGGIGGVAGAGVAAVAWQLGGGRWAFLAGAALACVALAAHVLPARAVRPVAVSET
- a CDS encoding DUF2939 domain-containing protein, producing MKKWIALVVVLALALAGWIAAGPFLTVNAIREAIAAEDTAALSEHVDFPSVRRSLRAQVEDALARKAGIDGEGTFGALALGLVNSAAGGIVDVLATPAGIGAVLQGRGLIHRISGGGISEDDPYAHQPPSDPLRDAKYRFESPSRFTATVLTADGDPVIFVLEREGFGWKLTDIRLPLKALLAGTG
- a CDS encoding CHRD domain-containing protein; the protein is MTRIAVLAIAVLLPATAFHAQDTRAENRQIRAVLEGSEEVPSIMTDGRGSFRARISHDGGAIYYELAYDELEGTVTQAHIHIGQKGVNGGIAAFLCSNLGNGPAGTQTCPAPPARITGVIVAANVIGPNAQGVAPGELDEVIRALREGVAYANVHSTLWPGGEIRSQLGHDHDD
- a CDS encoding 5'-nucleotidase, which produces MPDRDADPLIVAISSRTLFDMEDSHALFEREGIDAYADFQRTHEDDLLAPGIAFPLVRKLLALNEGAPPEAPRVEVILISRNSADSGLRIFNSIAHHGLAIKRAAFSNGAPPYPYIRPFGADLFLSANAEDVRSALAAGVAAATLLPAKAPQQRHDQLRIAFDGDAVIFDDEGERVSREGGLAAFTEHERSHAGEPLSGGPFRGFLDALHRLQQAFPTGQASPIRTALVTARSIPAHERVIRTLRDWDIRLDEALFLGGRAKGPFLDAFGADIFFDDSVHNILSARDHVAAGHVPHGIANR
- a CDS encoding DUF1254 domain-containing protein encodes the protein MHAKPLLTALLLPALLLCACDRESRDAAPSTTASGITVAPDEARKIAREAYIYGVPMVDQYRAVHIYSLEPNNPQYRGPMNTLVSNDRLFTPDDTAVVTPNADTPYTLANLDLRAEPMVLGVPKVDSKRYYVFQLMDLYTFNFDYIGSRATGSDAGHYLIAGPEWEGPTPPNIDKVIRAETPLVTLVGRTQLFGPDDMENVRKIQAGYTLQPLSAFAGTAAPPAPPKVDWIAPLSPKDARTSPEFFNQLAFLLQFAPVHPSEQHVRDRFAQIGIVPGRRIDLSALSPELRQALVDGMVDGQKLIDTRRNALTNRTDTLFGTREELNNDYIARATATQVGLGGNSRVEAIYRTYQMDTNDELLDGSRRYVLRFAKDKLPPVNAFWSVTAYRMPEQLLVKNPIDRYLINSPMLSSLKTDPDGSLTLYIQKESPGKALESNWLPVPEGPFMLTARYYWPKRELLEYEWSSPAVERVR